DNA from Ignavibacteriales bacterium:
CCCGTGATTATATGTTTATTCTTTTGCTTTTACTAAACTTTATCTGGTTTATAAATGGAAATCTTTCAGGCTTTTATTTAGATTTTTTTACGCGATCATTTTCATTTCAGTTCTTTAATATTCTTAAACTTGTTTTTTTTCAAGTTGGATTTACTGTTTTGTTTATCTTCCTAACAAAAGAAGATCTTTTTACAAGGAATTTTATTGTTTTATATGGATTTCTCTTAACTCTTTCAATTAGTTTGCGCACTGCAATTCTTAAAAATGTATTAATATCATTAAGGAGAAAAGGTAAGAACATAAGAAGCCTGTTAATAGTTGGCGCAGGTGTAGTTGGTAAAAATTTTAAAGACACTATAGTTCGTAATGCTGATTTTGGCTACCACTTTAAAGGATTTCTTGATGATACAATTGTGGGTGATAATGTTGTCGGCACTTTAAATGAACTTGATGAAAAGTTAAAGCAATTAGAAATTGATGAAGTTGTTATTACTCTTTCAGCTCAACCACCGGAATTATTAGATGAAATTATTAGAGTTTGTAATATAAACGCTGTAAGAATTCATATCATTCCCGATTACTTTAGATTTTTATCAAGCAGATTTCAAATTAGTTCGATAGGCAATTTCCCAATAATTACAGCTCGGCAAGAACCGCTTGAAGAAGCTAATCGCAGATTTCTTAAACGCTCTTTTGATATCGTGTTTTCCATTTTGGTTCTTGTTTTTTTACTTAGCTGGTTTTATCCAATAATTGCACTGCTTATAAAATTAAATTCAAAGGGTAATGTTTTATTTATTCAAAAGCGTATTGGTGCAAAAAATGAAATGTTTGAGTGTTATAAATTTAGAACTCTAACATCCGAATCATCAAAGGAATCTGAAAAATTTAAGCCGGTGCTATTAGGTGATAAAAGAGTTACAAGAATTGGAAACTTCTTAAGAAAATCAAATATAGATGAGCTGCCTCAGTTTTTTAACGTTTTAAAAGGTGATATGTCTGTTGTTGGTCCCAGACCGCACGCAATTCCGTATCAGGATTTATACGGAAAAATATTTGAAGAAATAAAAATGCGCCACAATGTTCGTCCCGGTTTAACAGGCTGGGCACAGGTAAATGGTTTACGTGGTGATGTTGAAGACGAAGAAGAAAATAATCGCAGGACTATTTTACGAATGAAGTATGATCTTTGGTATATTGAAAACTGGACGATGCATCTTGATCTTCAAATTATTTTAATGACTATCTGGCAAATGGTTAAAGGCGATACAAAAGCCGTTTGATTCCTATGGTAGATTAAACTCGTATAGTGCTTCTTTTTTATCAGAGACAATAAAAACCTTTTTGTTTTTGTAATCCACTACCAAACCTTCCGGCTGTTCAACGTCAATTAGATATTCCAAAATCTTGTTGCCGTTTAAATCTGTTTGAATAATCTTTTTAGATTCATCACTTAATATCCATAAAGTGTTGTCATCTTTTGAATAAAACAAATCTGAATAATCATTAGCGAGATTAAGTTCTTTTCTAAAAATTTCTGCAAAGCTGCTGTCTGTCTTTATCATTAACCCTGGTCGCTTTTCATTTACAAAATAAAAGTTTTTTGTGTTAACATCATAACAAATTCCTTCTAGGCCTTCGTTCAGTCTCCCTTTTAAATCAAACTTTTTTCTTCTGATTTCTTTTCCAGAAGTGTCTAACACAACAACTTCTCTGGTTCGCTCAAGAATAACTGCAAGCAACGTTGAATCTATAACTGTTATCCCTTCTAAATCTTCTCCATTAACTAGAAATGATTTGATAACCTTTCCGTCTAAGTCCAATTTAAAAACCATACTGTCACTATCGCCAACGGACCAAAAAGATTTTCCATCAAATGATGTCGTTAAAGCGGATGGTTCCGGAACATCAATTGGCGTTACTTTTTGCAAAGGTAATTTTAGGCTTGTTAGTGATTCTTGCCTGTTAGTATTACATTTATAATGCGTTAAAGCTATTAAAATGATAATAACAATTGTTGCATAATTTTTGATAATTGATCTCATATTTACCATTTTTCAGCTAGTGTTTATTAATTATTTACAGAATTTATAATTAAGCTAACGATAATATAATGCTAAGAATTCAGTTTTTCTTAAAAGGAGATTTAACAAAATGATGATAAGTGAAGGATTTTTTAGATTATCAGCCATGGTTGGTTTTGTAATCGTGCTGATAATTTTATTATTCGGTTATCTGTTTTTTGAGCCTTTCCTGACTGAAGATACTATTAGTATTAAGGTTATTAATAAATCCCAATTTGGTAATGAACCTGGCAAATATTTTGTATTTACTGAAAACGAAGTGTTCTATAATTCAAATAACTATTATCAAAACAAAGAGAATGCGGATGAATTAAATGATAAAATATATCCTGGTACTTCTTATAAAGTTAAGGTTGTAGGCATTTATCTTCCCTGGCTCCCTAGGTTTAGAAATATTATAAAAATTCTGGAAATTAATGGAATTCCCGTCATAGAAACACCAGTAAAAAGCAAATAATGTTCTTATTATTCCAACATTTTATTATTTTTGAAATAACAAATAAATTAATTAACCCAAATAGAAAAGGGGCTCATATATGGCAGTTCTTATAACTGATGAATGTATTTCTTGTAACGCTTGCGAAATAGAATGTCCTAACAATGCAATTTACGCCGCAGGAGATGTTTGGCTTTTAGATGGTGAACACGAAGCATTAAACTCAGATCATACATATATCGCTGTAGATAAATGTACCGAATGTGTTGGCTTTTATGATGAACCACAATGTATTCCGGCTTGTCCAACGGAAGCAATAATTATGGATCCGGATCATCAAGAAACTAAAGAACAGTTAATGGCTAAGAAAGAACATTTAGATAAAGTTGGAAGATAATTTTTTTTCTAAACTTTTTTAAGGGAGCGATAAGCTCCTTTTTTTTTTACAAAAAAGATGAGAATTGTTACAATAATTACTATTAACGTTTCGATTTTTTTTGAACTTTCTTCTTTTGTGTTTTCTTTTTGGGATCGCAATATTTTT
Protein-coding regions in this window:
- a CDS encoding exopolysaccharide biosynthesis polyprenyl glycosylphosphotransferase yields the protein MIVNQKSIYTSRLIADLVILNLSFLLSAGVAQSFEILLARDYMFILLLLLNFIWFINGNLSGFYLDFFTRSFSFQFFNILKLVFFQVGFTVLFIFLTKEDLFTRNFIVLYGFLLTLSISLRTAILKNVLISLRRKGKNIRSLLIVGAGVVGKNFKDTIVRNADFGYHFKGFLDDTIVGDNVVGTLNELDEKLKQLEIDEVVITLSAQPPELLDEIIRVCNINAVRIHIIPDYFRFLSSRFQISSIGNFPIITARQEPLEEANRRFLKRSFDIVFSILVLVFLLSWFYPIIALLIKLNSKGNVLFIQKRIGAKNEMFECYKFRTLTSESSKESEKFKPVLLGDKRVTRIGNFLRKSNIDELPQFFNVLKGDMSVVGPRPHAIPYQDLYGKIFEEIKMRHNVRPGLTGWAQVNGLRGDVEDEEENNRRTILRMKYDLWYIENWTMHLDLQIILMTIWQMVKGDTKAV
- a CDS encoding SdiA-regulated domain-containing protein, whose translation is MRSIIKNYATIVIIILIALTHYKCNTNRQESLTSLKLPLQKVTPIDVPEPSALTTSFDGKSFWSVGDSDSMVFKLDLDGKVIKSFLVNGEDLEGITVIDSTLLAVILERTREVVVLDTSGKEIRRKKFDLKGRLNEGLEGICYDVNTKNFYFVNEKRPGLMIKTDSSFAEIFRKELNLANDYSDLFYSKDDNTLWILSDESKKIIQTDLNGNKILEYLIDVEQPEGLVVDYKNKKVFIVSDKKEALYEFNLP
- a CDS encoding YfhL family 4Fe-4S dicluster ferredoxin encodes the protein MAVLITDECISCNACEIECPNNAIYAAGDVWLLDGEHEALNSDHTYIAVDKCTECVGFYDEPQCIPACPTEAIIMDPDHQETKEQLMAKKEHLDKVGR